In the genome of Triticum dicoccoides isolate Atlit2015 ecotype Zavitan unplaced genomic scaffold, WEW_v2.0 scaffold162454, whole genome shotgun sequence, one region contains:
- the LOC119344297 gene encoding uncharacterized protein LOC119344297, translating into MAALRVAARRLVGGGQTPAVAVDKAQRRLFPRLSQVGRARSTTSSAAAAADNNLAAAKGCEDREKLLTEIHNMTEELYDKVSHVQRFYNIPGREGQNISRLREELATQVGPRPGDDSWRMLRLMHTLTYYGGFASFIFTTYVLTSMAIGSIVELEPDEKQWIKKKRGEARKQVKQND; encoded by the exons ATGGCGGCGCTTCGAGTCGCGGCGAGGAGGCTCGTCGGCGGTGGCCAGACGCCGGCGGTGGCTGTGGACAAGGCGCAGCGCCGGCTCTTCCCGAGGCTCTCCCAGGTCGGCCGGGCTAGGTCCACCACATCCTCCGCTGCTGCTGCCGCAGACAACAATCTGGCGGCGGCCAAG GGCTGTGAAGATCGGGAGAAACTCCTGACAGAGATCCATAACATGACAGAGGAGCTGTACGACAAGGTTTCGCATGTGCAAAGGTTCTACAATATCCCTGGTAGGGAAGGCCAAAATATCAGTCGGCTGCGCGAGGAGCTTGCCACGCAAGTGGGGCCTAGACCCGGCGATGACTCGTG GCGCATGTTACGATTGATGCATACATTAACGTATTACGGTGGATTTGCGTCTTTTATATTCACCACATATGTGCTCACAAGCATGGCCATTGGTTCGATCGTTGAATTGGAGCCAGATGAAAAGCAATGGATCAAGAAGAAAAGAGGGGAGGCACGCAAGCAAGTGAAACAAAATGATTGA